In the genome of Phacochoerus africanus isolate WHEZ1 chromosome 5, ROS_Pafr_v1, whole genome shotgun sequence, the window taggcccgcagctacagctccgattcgacccctagcctgggaacctccatatgcggtgggagcggcccaagaaatagcaaaaagaccaaaaaaaaaaaaaaaaaacaaatttctgggCAAGCTCCCAGAGATTCTGACTCAGTGGGCCTGGAGTGAGGAGAATATGCCATTTCTAATAAGTGAATGCTGCCAGTATTGCTTTGAGTAGCTCTGATATAGATTATTATACTCCATTTATCTGAGTATGTGCATCGATCTTCTTCCTACCCCAACGCTATTCTCTGCCCCAAGGCCATGTGCTTCAGAGATGGCGCCAGGCCCAGAATGGTCTAAAGCTTTCCCAGGGATTGGGAAACATAATATGATTCTGGCCAGTGAGCAACAAGGATATAGTCTGCCCTTTAAAAGACTTGGATAAAAGTATTCCTCACTGAAAAAGTAGACACCTAAGAAGAAATAGTACCTTTTCCACCCCTGCACATAATGCCTATGTGTCCACCCCTCACCTTCAGTTTCTTCTACCATTTAGTGACCTTGAAGGAAGTGGACCCACGAATGAAGCAAACATGCTtaagaaagcaaaaggaagaaaagactgATGCAGCCTTTGTACTCAATTAACCAACCCTGGGGAACTTCCTCCTTCAAGATTTCATGTGATACAAGTCTTACATTTTTTAAGCCAATTGAGTTGGTATTTTTCTGTTCTATGAAATTAAAAGCACGATGACTATTATAAGATTGTTCCAAAACACATATAAAAGTGTCATCTGACATTTTTAGAGAAGGGTaggcagaaatgagaaaatagaaattaaaggcCCAGTTGTGAATTCCAAAATCATGAGAATCACTCCACACCAGGGAAACCTCCCCGATCCCTCAGTCCCCAAAAGCTCAAACTCTGTGACTTCAACAGCGGCTGCTACTGTGGGGTGGCATTCCCAATGCTCTAGGTGGTAGCTCCTGAACATTCTAGGAAGCCTTCCTTTCTACCACAATTCCACTCTGTGGAGGTTTTAATCTGCACTATTTCAAACACATATCAAACACCCCGAAACTTTAATTCTTTGCTGAGATGTTTGTCTGCAACACTTTAAGGGCACAAGCCATACAATGTTACTCAACTTTTTTCCCAAACACCTACTTCAACACCTGGCACAGTACAGGCATCtgataatatgtaaataaactgAAGATCAAGACCTCACTTCTCATATTAGTGGTTTGACCAGACGCTAATATATCATTTGTCACTGTTCAGTTAAAATGTAATCTCCTCCTAGAAATCTTTTGAAACTAAGCAAGATTGCCCATTAACACACTCATGTGGTAGATCCTTGAACCTcttctattttctaaaatttattcaaTGTGTATCTTGCCCAGTGATACTCAAGAATATATCATATCTATTTGTTCACTGCTACTATTCTCACTGTATTTGTAAAACAGAGCTTGAAACATAGTAGGTCCTCaagtaaatttattaaattaatgagTAAGAGCTTATTATGATACAGTTCTGTGCTGGATATAGATCAAGAAGGTAGAGTCCAGTCTAGTGGAGCACTACCTGGGAAGGCCAAAGACTTTGTTCAAGAGCCATGATTATGGTCACAGAGTAGCAAGGTTAAGAAAAGTATGGACAGTGTCTTGAGTACTTGAAATCTCTAGCAGAGGCTGATTTATTACCAAATATCAGGGATGTGGTCAAAGAAATTCCAAACTGGTAGGCAGTCTAGACAAAATGACCTCTaagtttcctttcactttttattaTCATGTATAAATGTCACCATGTTTTCACTAACTTTAGAGATTAAACAAAATTGggcaatttaaatatataaatttagcTTAATTgagaaaaaatgtggaaaatgacaggcccagaccagggatcaaaccagagacACACCAGAGGCATCGCTGAATTtgggccacgagggaactcctagataaagTTTTAACCTTGGAAAGGGTTTTAAGGTCCGCGAGGCTAATTCCTTTATCTTGGAGATGAAACAGGGGCCTAGAAATGCTGCCTTGCCTAAGGACACGGTGGCAGTGCCAAGCAGGAATCCAAAACCTGCAGCCTGGTGCCTAGCCTCTCTTTCCTGGAGGAAGTTCTCCCCTTCCTCTGCTAAAGTGCATTTACATGGTTTACTACCTTCAGGTTATATGGCACCAAATCTGAATGAAAACCAGCAAAACCCAAATATGTCTATTAAGTGAGGTTATTGTATGAGGTGAAAACTACATACAAGAATGCATTCTTTAATGCTCTTCAACTTTTCCTTCTGTATTGTTTATTTTCTGGGCAATGAAAAAAATCGAATAAAGCTTTTATGtactctataaatattttattaccagGGCTAAGCATTTTACCATTGGCATAAATGAACCCACAACAGTGCACAGAACTGTGTTTTCCTACACTCTTTggcaattttaaaattctcagcaGGGTtataacataaatgaaaaatcaCATCAGCCTTTGCCAGGGCAGCaaccagaggaaaacataaactTTAATTACCTTTGTGGCTAAAGACCCAGTGGATGTATTGTTAAAGGGAGTGGCCCCTAGAATAGTTCTTTTTACAATCTGGTGACTAACAACTAAAAAgtagactaggagttccctggtggctcaaggtgttaaggatccagtgttgtcactgctgtggctctggttactgctgtagtgcaggtccaACTCCTAGCTGggacacttccacatgccatgggtgagaccaaaaaaaaaaaaaaaaaaattaaataaaaacaaaaagtagactAAGCATAACATGACTATTTCATGTACATAAATGCAATGAATAGCGGCGGGGGTTTTttaagatacaaataaaaatcacagagaaatggACTTTCTTGACTTATATAGGAAAAACTAACAAATATCTAGCaatggtttaaaaacaaaacattttcttgtTTACATAAGGTTAACTAAGACAACATAACCAATTTCTCCATGGCTCTCAAAAACAATCCTTAATTGTCAAAATGGTTTGGGGGCACAATCGATTTCATTTGGCAATgactgagaaaaataaacaatgtgaCTGTTGGCAGAAGCAGAATCTGACACCTAGACAATTCCTTCACAACAAACTAAAGGAGATGCCTGCATCACCAGTCAAGAGAACTGAGAAACAGTTTTCAATTGgaatattatccttttttttacaCATAAGCCCAGTCAAAAAACACCTaaagttcaattttattttgacagCTTAGCAAGGCAACTTGTAAATAACTGAGTAAGTTATGAATAGAAAGATGCATGCCTGGTAGTAGGATTTTAGAGATCTATGACATCCAATTAATAGTTACTGTGCTTGAGACAATCCATCAAATCACCCAAGACCAAGATACCTGTAATTCAAACACTATTACATCAAGTCAAAATAtgataatttagaaaagaaactGTAGACTGTGTCAAGAGGACACCAGTCTTTAGAAAACTGCAGCTTCTAAAGAGATCCCAAGCAATCAAAAGGATGGTAAGTgaatcttatttcatttataaagcCCAACCCTTCAGAGAATCTCCCCCACAATTTTACTCTAATATTGCTGGGATTTTCTCAACTGGCATTAAACTCTAGATATCAAGATGAATGCTATTACATAAAGTTAATACAATCAAGTCCTACTTATGCATGTTTATAGATAATCCAGAGTTTatttaactttcaaatatttgcttATATTAACTTATATGTATCTGACTTtctgggaactcctaataccTGATCTTCCACAAAAAGTACCAAATTCAACTTGGTAGAAACTGGTAAACTCTAGTATATTATTCTTTGacctagaacattttcattattaggCCAACTAATGTTCTTCACACAAATTAAGTATCCCATTCTTTTAATTAAAGTCACTACAATTCATAAAGGTACTACAATtctccaagaagaaaaataaaaccacaagcAAATGGGCTCTGTGAAGTGgtattataacaaaaatacctACTGTCCAAAATTAATATCTTAGAGTAATTTCCTTTCAgagttatttttcaatttatcttCATAACATAAAAATGGCACTTCCAAGAAGTATaccagttaatatttatttctctaatgTTCCCTGtcaatttattcttttccttagtAGGCTTTCACAAATGAAAATCACTCATTTTACTAGAAGAAAGACCCAGCTATCAAGAACAAAGACAAATTTAACCACCGAAATTACAAGATCCGTGttagaaaacaaagttttcatCAGCTCaactttttgaatttcttttaattttctttttataaatgtgaCTTTGAATTTTAACTAAATCCCTCTCTCTCTGGCAACATAATGAATCCTAAgctacatctttaaaaaataagaagtgtACCTTAGGCATTGCTTTGTCAACTCTAGCTCTGCCTCAAATCCATGCCACAATCCTCCTGGGCTGAAAACATCCTAGTCATCTAAATAATCAACAACAGGCTAAATTTGGTCTTAGGATTTAAGAACCAGGCTTAGGCCTGACCTCCACAACCAGACCCCAGAATGCTTCTCATCCCTGTATTTATCTGAGACCCTCTGGTTATAATTTGTTCAGCTAATCCTCCCTGGCTAGCTGCCATCTACCAAACAGGAATCACcaaaaaagtcacaaaaagagGATCCTAACAAATGGGAAAGTTGACAGGCctcaaagaaaaaagttaaatgacaCAGTGGTACTCAAATGGCTTCCTCTGAAATATAAGAAAGTACCTCAATTTAAGAACACTAAGggatatttttatgtaatttagaTAAatggttccaaaaaaaaaagtttctctaatAGCATAGCATAAGCACATAAAAATGGCCTTAGCTGGCTAGATGACAATAGGTCTGGTGCCATTATAAGTTTCAAATCATGTAGGAAAGTTACCTTGTGGCtctcagaacttttaaaaatggcacCCACTGACAAAGCTGGCAAAAGGCGCTGCTGATGCTCCCAAGCACCTCTAATCGTGACACAGGGCCCTTTCTCATTCAGCTAGTAGTCACAATTATTTGGAATAAGTTGGGGCCCAGAAACAACTCCTAGGGCAGGGAAAACTAGCAAATAGAGACATAACTTATGGCAAGCGGAAGGTGAGGGCAGAAGATGACAGGGAATTAAGCCAAAGACCTAGTAAAGAAGAGTCCTCCTATGGGAAGGAATCTTAAGTGCCTGAGGAACACAGATTTGGGAGATGCCCAAAGAAAGCTGAAGCATCTTTTGGCCAAGGAATATACATTGAGAACTCTCCTGCTTactgacatttattatttttattaattaaaaatttctacCTAATAACCTAACAGTCAAAGTGTTTGAGAATGGAGATGCCTagctttcttatttataaagcacATTATCTAGATTTGGGGGAAGAGAGCCAAGCAAAGTGTAGCAATTCCAGGTTCTAGGATATTCAAAAACATGCCCACAATACACAGGTATATACTCGGATCTCCTGAAGGTCAAGCACCCATCATAAGGGATACACAAAATCCCAGTACAATGCAATGCATATTATAAGAGCTCGAAATCTGTCTTGCTGACTGGACTGAAACAAAAACTGTCACCAACTATGTATTCACATCACTATTTAAAATTTCCCCACCCCtacgttttttttaaaaaagaaaaaaaaaaatcaacacccaAGTTGTTAGAGGGCTGAACATCAAATCTAGAATAGGAAAACAAAGAACTTTTATAGGTGCCTTGTTTCTGTTGATGACATGTGGTTATACTCTTGATGAAAATGCTATCTGAAAAGCCATcatcattttaagaaagaaagcaaaatttacTGGCTATCTAATGTGACTAGTGCATTCACATACTTCATCTCATTTCAGCTTCTCAATAACCAAGTCATAAGTATTAACACCCAATGTTTTTATAAGTAGAAACTGAGGTTTGGAAAAATATGTGTCTAAGATCACCTGTTAGTAACAGGATTCAAACCTAGGTccatcccttttctcttttgcaaGATTTATGTTAGAAGTACTATTAATAAACTACAACCAAAAATGTGGgctaaactatttaaaaaaaaaaatggaaagtgctgagtttttttttttttttaattttttttgtctttttgtctttttagggctgtacccgcagcaaatggaggttcccaggctaggggtccaatcagagctgttgccaccggcctacaccagaggcacagcaacgccaggtccgagctgagtctgtgacctacaccacagctcgtggcaactccgatccttaacccactgaggaaggccagggatagaacccaaaacctcatggttcctagtcggattcgtttccgatatgccacaagagaaactccgaAAGTCCTGAGTTTTTCATTTGTCATCCAAGACAAATTCTTTAAGAGCATCCACCACGTGAAAACAATGTATTTCCCCCAGGGATATATTATCTTTGCCCACAGGGTACTGGCAGTCTAGTCAGAGAAACAAGCCATTGTTCCTGGTAAGTTTTTAATGTAAGAGGCAAAATAAGGTATCGGAAAATGACAAAGGCTTAGACACGTTTATGTACAAATTTCAGTGCTACTAGCTGTGAACTTTAGCTAAAatacctcaatttcctcacctctaAGGTCTTGATAAAAGTCTACTACCTCTCAGGGCTCTTGTGAAGCTTAAATGAAACAGCATAAGAAAACAGTTTAGGAGCCTAATATTTGTTCAATCTTTTCcttattgtgagaattaacatacatcttttctatcaaagaaaaaagccttggttactccattttgttcctgctttATGTGAGACACCCTccttcacccacccaccccttttccctcttctcccagtaagtTTGTTTCAAATTACCCAACCCTGAGCTGACCAATGCGAAGGGGACAGATGTaccacctgcattagggataaacaGTGGGTTCTTCCTTATCTGCGGGCACTTGCTCACTGGCCTGCTCATCACCGACCAGGAGCACTTACGATAAAGAGCCTTGTAACAGTAAAGAGCCTCTTCCAGATCTCCCTGTGTTCGTGTCTTACTTTCCAACTCTGACGATTCGAGCCGGGGTCACTTTTCCCCAATATCATGAAGTGGCACAAGCTAAGTGTCAGTGAGTGGAAATATCAGTAAGTGCTACAGCAAAGAACAATTTGATCTGCtacccaaaaattaaaaaacaaaaatcccaaccCTTAAACTTAAAAAGTGATCTGTGGAGATAGTGTAGTCATTAGCCAATAAGGTTTATCACTTCTAATATAGCAGACAAGTTAATTAAACACATGGAGACTTTATACCTGAAGTACAAATTTAAACAACAATAAACGGGAGCACAATTGTGTTGAATTTTTCCTGAGGGGAGAGGTGTCATCTTTTAGTGCAAAACTGCCAATTTAAAGGGAAAACTACCAGAGTTCCcctcgtagcacagtggttaatgaatccaactaggaaccatgaggttgtgggttcgatccccggccttgctcagtgggttaaggatccagcgttgccgtgagctgtggtgcaggtcacagacgcagctcggatcccacattgctgtggccctggcgtaggccggtggctacagttctgattaaacccctagcctgggaacctccatacgctgcgggaagcggccctagaaaaggtaaaaaaatgaaaataaataaataattaaaaataaaaggaaaactaccATTAGAGCAAAATTGGATGGCAGCCAAATGCAATGCTAGATTGAATCAAGGAAAAGCAGTCTGAGTAAGTCAGTAGTTTAGTTAATAGTGAAGTACTTAtgataatttcttagttttgacatatgtgcaacttttctataaatctaaaattattccaacataaaaattttatttttttaaaaagtggctgaCAAGGGAAAGGAGTAACACACAGGTATTCCCACTTGATTTAGAAATCTCCTGAAAACAGTTAGCCATTAACAGCAAAGGATGTGACAATCAGTCAATTCTCTGTAAGCTCTGTAAAGTGTAAACAAGGAACACCTGGAGTTCAACTAATACTATTAACTTTTAAAGAGAAGTGACATGTCCACTTTTCTCTAGTATATTCCTACAATACTGGCTTTCTGGTAACTAAATATTGTTGCTGTTGCTACAAAACCAGCAAACTTCTGACAATTACCTCTGCTTTCTATTCTTGCTTAAGATGTTTATTCAATATGAACATAAAAAGCATCTCTCACCACTTACAAGGCATAATATGAATTTAAAAGTCTAATGACAACTGACATTTCTGAGCTTAGTGCTAAAAGCAGACATGAGTGTCTCAAATGCTTTCATAATAATGCAGGCAAGTCAAATTCTCTTTATTATagacaaaactgaaaaaagagtTAATAAAGTACTTTCAAACCTACTAGGGTATTTTCATGCCCAGGGTCAAATGATAACCATTACTGGCACAATTTTTTAAGGTACATCTACATTTACTGACAGTCTCAAAAAGTGGTTGTGAACTTTACTAGCTGTGTGTTCAGCAAGATGGCTGAAGCTTTCACACTCTGGGGTCGGAAAGAGAAGGGTTTACTTGCATACCAGAAGGCAAGTCCTATGCTCCAAATTAGTGACAGAGGTTTAAGGTAGCACCAACTTCAATGTGTTCACATTCACAGACGTACACACAATGTTACAGCTCAACTCAGTTGAGTGGCATTCCCtaacccttttttaaaaacacacatacagaatTTAGAGGgcaattttcaaatttcaaagaaaCCTTAATAATCCTCCAgatttcaaagaaggaaaaaaaaaataaacacagcaaTGCAGCAAAGTCATTTCTCCTACTGAAATGACCTCCAGCTTCTAGGAGCTACTCCCGGTTTCGCAATAAATGAATCTGAGACTCAAACCACGTACACACCAACGGAGAAGCTGAGAACACTAAAGCTTCCCCATCAGTCCTGGCAAAAACCCACttgcctctccccagccctctcAGTTCTCCTTCCCATCTGCACCCACAGAGTTACCTTGACTTCGACCAAGAAAAGAGAACAGGGATTAATCAGCAGCCAAaatcctgttttctcattttcagcCACTATCCTGGGGAGCCAGAGTGCTACTAACCTGATTCCAGGGAGGCAGAACTAAACGCAGCAGAGTACCAGGGTATAAATTATACGTATCTGAAACACCAACCCAGCCAGCACTCAAGACAGCTCAAATGTCAATTTAACGAAAAGGGTTTTGCAAACAGTATctcaaatgaacatttccacttTGAAACCACCCACCAACCTCTCGACTGTCAGTACCCAAATTCAGTACTACTAAAGTAACCCGGGAAATAAGAAGCGTTTCTTACCTTGTACAAATCTCGACATTTTAGGGATTTATTAAAATACTCTGgcttttgtatatatatttaaatttctagaGGAGTCACGCTATAGAGCGGGTCTCTCTTCCACCTCTGCTTTATCAACCGACCGACgagttctttctcctcttccaatGTTTAGCCACTTATGGGAGTATTTCTTAAAAGCGACTAAAACtacctcaaaacaaaacaaacaaacaaaaaaaaccacccaggAGAACCTTCCCCACTTCCAAAAGACAGAAACTTGGTGCGACTGAGTCTGCTTGGAACTCCAGCCTACACTGCACCCCAACACAAATGAGGGCCAGATGGAGACTCCCGGAAAAGGTAAAATCACCAGAACTTAAATTTCATCAATGAAAGAGGCGGATCTAGAGCAGCTACTTCACCGCCCCCGGGTCCCCACGCCCTCCGGGGCCGAAGAGCAGCAGGCAAAGGCGGGCCGCGCCCCCGGTTCCCCCTCCCCTCGCTGCCGTACAGGCTCCGGCCCATTCCCCGGAAAACTCCGGCCAACTGCAGTCCCCGCCCAAGCAGGGGtcgggaggagggagagggggcaaAGAGGCGCAAAGAGGGTCAATGGAACCATTTCTACCAGCCCATAAATATCCCGGGACTAGGAGGCGCTAAAAATTCCGTGCGCGGGCGTGCAAGGGCCTCCCGGCGGCCCCCCCCGCTGCGAGTGGCGGCAACACTGCGGCGGCTTTTTCCCGGGAGGGGCGGAAGGCTCCAGGGCCCCTCCCCCTCAGAGGACACTAGGGGGCTACCCGGGAGGGGAGAACCCGTGCGCCGCCCCGAGTCCGAGGGACAGGAGCCCGGCAGGGCCCGCCCGGACTACTGCACATTCTAGTCCCTCCTGTCCGAACCCAAATTCGGTCTCTGGGGCCAAACTGTGGGTCAGGCAGAGGGGCTCTAAACGCCTCAGAGAGGAGGAACGCACCCGCCCAAGGGGTGGTGGGAAGTccgccccggcccctccccaAACCGCCTCGGAGACCCACCTTCCACCTCCTCCTTTAGCAGCTGAGAACTTGGGGGCGTTTATGGCGCCCCCGGAAGAAGGTTCGCAGACTGAGAGACTATCACCTCTGCGgcacccttctctctccccttctcctttcACACATGCACACCTCCAGCCTCTCGCCAGTGGTCGCAGCCCAGCTACTAAACCCCCTCCGTCCACCTGGCTGCGGTCTCGCAACACCCAAACCCCCCCCTTTCTCCTAaacacttcccctccccctccattcgGAGCAGCCCCCCTCAATGCGGAAATGTCCCCGCCTCGCAGACAGACAGGAGAAGCCACCAGTCAGGAGCCGAGGCGGATTCAGGCCCTGGCCAATGAAACGTACGAAGGTGGCAGGGGGCGGGACGTCTGCGGCCTGAGGGAACCCAGCTGAGGTGGGCGATGATCCCGGCGACGGATCCCGTGTGTGAGAGCCCCACCTCCCACGACTGGGAAAGGGGTGTTCCACCACTAAAACTCCAGCTTTCCATGGATACTTCAGCAAGGGAGAGAACCTGAAGCACCAGTGATTATTTTTACAGTGCTTAAAAATGTTTCGGCTTACCAGAGATTGAAGATGCCTATCCTGTGGCTGAAGCCAGAGCACCCCACTGCAACTACTCTGAGAGAGCCCAGGCCCTTTTCTGTAGACACAAACTACTCACACACCTGGTCTTGGGAGGGTGAAGATGCGTTAAGAAGAAAGCAGTGGGATGTGTGGGATCCACAAACAGGAAGAGGCTTGTAGCTCATTAAAGAAAATGCCAAGTGAAGGCTCTCACCCCAGAACCACCACCCGAGTTCCTATTCCTGTAGAGATTTCCACTGTAATAGGCGTTAACTTTTCTAATCAAAGTAGAAATGGTTTAACTCTCAAGAGATGCTCACCTTTTAATAGATTCTTGAAGTCCTCAAGGAAAGAGAACAGCAAAAGAATGTTTGCAGTGACTTGGGGAAGGCAAGAGGGCCAGCCCAGCGCCCGCTAAATCACAGCTGGTATTGCCAACTCCCTACCTGTAAGACTCATTGCGCCTGTCACTGGGTGTATCTCAGACTTTACAATTTATGACTCAACCCGCCTGCAACAGGATAAATGAATTGTCAGTGCTCTTTTTAGTTGCCTCCCGTAAACCAAGTCCATCTTGAAGAGTTTGAGGCATTGGACAACATTGATCAACCAAGGTAAAGTGAGAATTTTTGAATGACCCATTCTCTAAACACTTGATTTTTCTGGTGTTGCATATTTGTATGGAAGTGTTACTAAACTAATACAGGCAAGCCCAGTGATTCATTTGGGTGGTACTGGAGAATAACCCTTGGCACTATATTATGTGAAATCCCAAAACATCAGCTATGAAACTAAGTTccccaaataaaaccaaaaaag includes:
- the LOC125128464 gene encoding serine/arginine repetitive matrix protein 1-like, giving the protein MKEADLEQLLHRPRVPTPSGAEEQQAKAGRAPGSPSPRCRTGSGPFPGKLRPTAVPAQAGEALKIPCAGVQGPPGGPPRCEWRQHCGGFFPGGAEGSRAPPPQRTLGGYPGGENPCAAPSPRDRSPAGPARTTAHSSPSCPNPNSVSGAKLWVRQRGSKRLREEERTRPRGGGKSAPAPPQTASETHLPPPPLAAENLGAFMAPPEEGSQTERLSPLRHPSLSPSPFTHAHLQPLASGRSPATKPPPSTWLRSRNTQTPPFLLNTSPPPPFGAAPLNAEMSPPRRQTGEATSQEPRRIQALANETYEGGRGRDVCGLREPS